Genomic DNA from Spiroplasma alleghenense:
GACACTTTATTAATGGCCTAGTGGGTGAAATGTTTTCAATCACAATTGACGTATTTAAAACAGAATAACACTTATTGATTATAAATTGTCAACTAAAATGAGTTTTTAGTAAATGTTTATTAAAAAAACTTACTTTTTTGTTGAATTACATTTTTAATTAAAATATAATCTAATTAGCATTTTATGTATTACTTCAAAGTAGTGCATAAGGAGCGATAAGAAAAAATGAGGTGCAAAAAGATAATGATAGGAATTATCTCAACAGCATACTTCACATTGAAAGATCGTAAAGACATCAAGACTATTAAAAAGTACTGATGAAGAAATATGGTTATTCAAATTCTGAAGTATAGAGGAAAAACATTTATCATAGCTACAATTGGTTATGGTAAAGCAAACGCCGCAATGGCAATTACTTACCTAATGGAAGAATACAAACAATTAGAAACTGTTCTTAACGTAGACTTAGCTTTATCAACAAATGATAAATTTGATACAACAGACACTGTTATGTCAACTAAATTTATTTACAGAGATGCAGATTTAACTGTTTTTAAAGACATTAAATATGGACAAATCGTTCATGAACCAGAAGCTTTCCAATTTGATACTGAATTAGTACAAACTGTTAAAAACTTTAAATTAGGTGTTTCAGATGGAATTATCGGTACTGCTGATATGTTAATCTACAACTCAAAACAATTTAAAGAAATGGTTGACAAATACGGACAAACAATTGATGTAATTGATACAGAAGCTGGAGCATTAGCTCAAGTTGCTAAAAAATCAACTGTTAACTTCTTAGCAATGAAAATTATGTACAACAACGCTCTAAGTCCATGAGACAATGATCCATTACATAAATTCAAAATTTACGAAACAACAAACACTTTGAAATTCTTACTAATAAGATTACTTAACTTATTATCTTCAAAACTTGTTCTAGACTTTAGCAAAAACTCACTTGATGAATTAGACATTATTAATGACTTATTCGAAATTGAACACGATGCTTGAGTAAAACGTTTCAGCCCAGCTGCAACTCAATTACTTTCAGGAACAGGACCATCATTGATGGCACTTGATGCTAAAGGTTTAAAACCAGAAGCAATTGACTTAGTTGAAGTTCTAAAACAAAAAGTTGAAGAAGAAGGACCAAGTAAAATTATTTTAGGAGAAGATGAATGAAAACATGCTCCTAAAAAATGATTGAAAAAAATTATGTTCTTAGAAAACATGCACGTAAACGAAGATGAATTGTTATGAAACCGTTCAGCAAAATACGATGTTAAAGCAGAAAAAATCTTCACAATTGAAGAAACTGCTAAAGCAATCGCAAAAACTATCGCTGACCGTTCACAAGACAAATCATCATATGCATACGATGGAACTACTGCACAAAACAAATACCTTATGGTAACTTGTGACCCATTAGTTTCTTTCTACATTACAAATAACCAAACTCACGAGTTTGTTGAAGAAAGAAAATTTGGTAGTGAATTAGTTGTTAACGAATTTATGAAATACTTAAATAACGATTTAAAAGATGTTGAATCACCATTTACAAAAATCGCAATTCTATTTAAAATTCCAGCAATCGGAAACAGAAAAATTCCAGTATTCATCGAAACTGCTAAAAAAGCTAACCAACCAATTAAATTCTTAGGTTACTCAGAATCTAACCAACAAAAATATACAGTTGTAGATATTTCAAGAAATGACTACGACCCAATTAAAGTTGGATCATTCAAAGTAACAATTAGACTAAAAACTGAATTAGCTAAATAACAAAAAGAAGCCTTAGGGTTTCTTTTTTTTAACTTTTTCCAGTAAAATTAAACTATTGTGAGGTAGATATGAGTAATTCTTCTAAAAATCAAAATGCAGGTTATCAGAACTTTTTGGCCGAAAAAAAACAACGCGATCAAAAACTTTTAGACCAACAAAAAAATATTCGCGCCAAGCCCCAGATTAAGGCTGTACCACCAAGAGATGCCAAATTCGAGCAACTAATTTTGAAAGCTAAAACTAAAAATCAAAATAATCAAATTAAGGTTGAGGAAAAACTTAATCTGGAGTATTTGAAGATATCAGTCTTAAAAACCAAAACTGTTAAAGGCAAAAAAAGTAAGCCAAATGATACTGAAGTTTTAAGAGACAAGATTGCAAATCGAGTCTCAAAAAAACATGTTTTTGGTAATATTATTTCTAATTATCGCAAAAAATAGTCTTAAAAAATTTTTTTTTAAGACTATTTTCATTTTTTAGTTTATTATTAGTTTATTGAGTGATATTAAAGAAGGAAAGATTATGTCAGATAAATTGAAAGATAAAGAAGCCAAAATAACTACTAAAGAAGAAATTATCCCTTCGGTAGTAAATCTTGAAAAGACCGAAATTGTTATCACTCCAGACGGCCAAGTAAGTGAGGAACTTGGAATTGAAAAATTATCTCAATCAGCCAATTTCTCAAAAATTGAAAAAAATTTAATTTCCCGACGTGAGCAATCAATTTTAATCGCCAACTATTTTAAAATCAGATTCTGAAAAGACCTTGGAATGGTGGCTTTTTCTGCATTTTTAGCAACAATAGCATTTGACTACTTTATTACCTCGACTGGACCAACAGGGCTATTCCCAGCCGGTCTTGGTTCGTTAGCTCGTTTCTTTGGTTTACTTTCTTCAGATGAAATCGCCCAACAAGCAGCCTTGTACTTTGTTTACTACTTTCTATTAAATATTCCATTAATGATTTTTGGTATTATGCGACTAGGGTGAAAATTTACTTTTACCACTTTTTTATACATAGTTTTACAAATCGCATTTGACCAAATTATTAGACTAATACCATTAATTAATCCCCAAGAATTTCATTTGCTAATTGATGTAAATATCTTAGACCAAAATCCTGCAAGTTGAAACAATTCAATTTGGCTATTTTTATTTGCGATTATTGGGGGAGCTTTAATCGGAACAGCTTATTCTTTTATTTATAAAATTGGTTCATCAACAGGGGGAATGGATTTTATTACAGTTTGAATTTCACGTAAGAAATCAAAACCACTAGGAAGCTTAAATCGTAATATTAACTTATTTATTTTGACAGTGATTATTATTTTGAATGCTATTGTTTTAAACCCATCACTATTTTCCAATGATTTACTAATATCAGCATTAAAGACGTTGGATTTTGAATCAGCTTTTGCTGGTAAAAACTATGTTACTGTCAATGGTGATAAAATTGACTTATTTAGTTCAATGTTTAATAATTTAATTCATTCAAAATATAATGGGCCAGAAGAATTGGCTTCAAATACTGATAATTTTGTTGAATTCTGAAAAAATAATTCTCATTATTTTGATCCACAATTCTACTATTCATTCAATCCTTTAATTGAGCAAAATGCTTTGTTATTCAAAAATGGTTTATTCCTCTTTGATTACGATAAACTTATCGCAAGTGGATTAACTGACTCTCAAAAAGCTACAGCTTGAAATTACTTATATATTAATTCCGTGGTAAATGGATATAGTAATCTTCCAAGACACTTAGAAGCTTGATTAAGAGTTAAATTCATTTTTGGACCAACGCTATTTGCTTCAATCCTATTAGTAATTACTTCAGGGGTTTTAACAAATGCAATGTATCCAAAATACAAAATCCGCACTTACATGATTACAACTAAACTAATGCACCAAATCAGCTCTGTTTTGACTGAAAATGGTTATGAAAACGATATAATGGCCTGGGATGCTACAAATAGAATTAATGGTAACTATTTACATCGAAGTGTTATAATGGTATCAATGTCAGTGATGGATTGAGATATAATCGAAAAATTGATATTTACTACCGATCCGTTTGCAAAAGTTAATGTGATTAAGACCAAGGAAATTAAGGGATTATTCAAGTTTGAAGTTAAGAAAAACGACGAAAGAGAATATGTTCATCAGTCGGTTGTTGCTGACGCAAATGAACTTGAAAAAATCCGTCAGGTTGCCTTTGTAAAGTCAAATCGTTTAAAAGAGCGCGAGGCTCGTAGACAGGCAAAAATAAAAATTAAAAAAAATGGTAAAAAAGTAGAAAATTAACTAAATAATCAATATAATAATAAGAGTTATTTATGAGGTGTATATTTTGATTAATCCAGAAAACAAGACCGTTCTAGAAAACTATGTTCTTGCTATGTTGGAAATCAAGACGATCGAATTACGCCACAAAATTTACAACATATCTATTATTGAAGTTTTAGATTATTTAAGAAATTTTGTTTTAAAAGGCAGAAAAATTAAGTCAATAAGCGAAGCTTCTTACTTCATTTTTAACATTAAAATAAATTACTTAATGGAGTATCTAAATATAAAAGAATATACTCGTCAGGGAGATTCATTGGAAAATGACTTGAAAAGTATTTTAGAGGGATAGTGATTTCGTGAAAAATAAAAAATTTAAATCAAATTCATTCAACAAGAATTTCTTTAGAGTTTTAACTGTTTTATTTATTACAGTTGCAATGATAATAAGTATCTTTTTCTCGGCATCTTCAGTGAATGATAATATTA
This window encodes:
- the fib gene encoding cytoskeletal motor fibril protein Fib — protein: MIGIISTAYFTLKDRKDIKTIKKYWWRNMVIQILKYRGKTFIIATIGYGKANAAMAITYLMEEYKQLETVLNVDLALSTNDKFDTTDTVMSTKFIYRDADLTVFKDIKYGQIVHEPEAFQFDTELVQTVKNFKLGVSDGIIGTADMLIYNSKQFKEMVDKYGQTIDVIDTEAGALAQVAKKSTVNFLAMKIMYNNALSPWDNDPLHKFKIYETTNTLKFLLIRLLNLLSSKLVLDFSKNSLDELDIINDLFEIEHDAWVKRFSPAATQLLSGTGPSLMALDAKGLKPEAIDLVEVLKQKVEEEGPSKIILGEDEWKHAPKKWLKKIMFLENMHVNEDELLWNRSAKYDVKAEKIFTIEETAKAIAKTIADRSQDKSSYAYDGTTAQNKYLMVTCDPLVSFYITNNQTHEFVEERKFGSELVVNEFMKYLNNDLKDVESPFTKIAILFKIPAIGNRKIPVFIETAKKANQPIKFLGYSESNQQKYTVVDISRNDYDPIKVGSFKVTIRLKTELAK
- a CDS encoding YitT family ABC transporter, with product MSDKLKDKEAKITTKEEIIPSVVNLEKTEIVITPDGQVSEELGIEKLSQSANFSKIEKNLISRREQSILIANYFKIRFWKDLGMVAFSAFLATIAFDYFITSTGPTGLFPAGLGSLARFFGLLSSDEIAQQAALYFVYYFLLNIPLMIFGIMRLGWKFTFTTFLYIVLQIAFDQIIRLIPLINPQEFHLLIDVNILDQNPASWNNSIWLFLFAIIGGALIGTAYSFIYKIGSSTGGMDFITVWISRKKSKPLGSLNRNINLFILTVIIILNAIVLNPSLFSNDLLISALKTLDFESAFAGKNYVTVNGDKIDLFSSMFNNLIHSKYNGPEELASNTDNFVEFWKNNSHYFDPQFYYSFNPLIEQNALLFKNGLFLFDYDKLIASGLTDSQKATAWNYLYINSVVNGYSNLPRHLEAWLRVKFIFGPTLFASILLVITSGVLTNAMYPKYKIRTYMITTKLMHQISSVLTENGYENDIMAWDATNRINGNYLHRSVIMVSMSVMDWDIIEKLIFTTDPFAKVNVIKTKEIKGLFKFEVKKNDEREYVHQSVVADANELEKIRQVAFVKSNRLKEREARRQAKIKIKKNGKKVEN
- a CDS encoding post-transcriptional regulator, with the protein product MINPENKTVLENYVLAMLEIKTIELRHKIYNISIIEVLDYLRNFVLKGRKIKSISEASYFIFNIKINYLMEYLNIKEYTRQGDSLENDLKSILEG